A DNA window from Neomonachus schauinslandi unplaced genomic scaffold, ASM220157v2 HiC_scaffold_3548, whole genome shotgun sequence contains the following coding sequences:
- the LOC123323963 gene encoding ubiquitin-conjugating enzyme E2 L3-like: MKELEEIHECGMKDFRNIQVDEANLLTWRRLIAPDNPPYDKGAFRMEINFPAEYPLKPPKITFKTKICHPNIDENGQVCLPGISAENWKPATRTSQVIQFLTALVNDPQPEDPLRADLAEESSKDRKKFCKNAEEVPKKYGEKRPVDLTLPQRIPASVSGDPAKQDSVENRHVPPPGVCLWQ; the protein is encoded by the coding sequence atgaaggagCTTGAAGAAATCCACGAATGTGGAATGAAAGACTTCCGTAACATCCAGGttgatgaagctaatttattgacttggCGAAGGCTTATTGCTCCTGACAACCCTCCATATGATAAGGGGGCTTTCAGAATGGAAATCAACTTTCCAGCAGAGTACCCACTCAAACCACCGaagatcacatttaaaacaaagatctgtCACCCGAACATCGATGAAAACGGGCAGGTCTGTCTGCCAGGTATTAGtgctgaaaactggaagccagcaaCCAGAACCAGCCAAGTAATCCAGTTCCTCACAGCACTGGTGAACGATCCCCAGCCCGAGGACCCACTTCGGGCTGACCTAGCTGAAGAATCCTCTAAGGAccgtaaaaaattctgtaagaacgcTGAAGAGGTTCCAAAGAAATACGGGGAGAAGCGACCTGTGGACTTAACTCTGCCGCAACGGATTCCAGCGAGTGTGAGCGGAGACCCCGCAAAGCAGGACTCTGTGGAAAATCGACACGTGCCGCCGCCTGGCGTTTGCTTGTGGCAG